The proteins below are encoded in one region of Canis lupus familiaris isolate Mischka breed German Shepherd chromosome 21, alternate assembly UU_Cfam_GSD_1.0, whole genome shotgun sequence:
- the FUT4 gene encoding alpha-(1,3)-fucosyltransferase 4 isoform X4 — protein MPSCGPLKILSELPPLHRWVAAAYVRLGLVRPVRSSRRVGQVPRAPGRGPRFYLCSRSPPRPAPRAPREEAGAAAQGVRRPGRGRAGCRCPDGALSVRCPPRGGAGQRERAGTRSATLRPGDPGSGSARRLRVAPGGARQVARCGAPALAAAGLLCTALAAYSCWGQLPPPPWAPPAPPRPVGVLLWWEPFAGRAGGARRPPDCWLRFRIRGCRLLADRAAYGEAQAVLFHHRDLVRGAPDWPPPWGGHPRPPGQRWVWMNFESPSHSPGLRHLAGDLFNWTLSYRADSDVFVPYGRLYPRAHPGDPPPGPAPPLARKRGLVAWVVSNWDERQARVRYYRQLSRHVPVDVFGRAGPGRPVPDSGLLHTVARYKFYLAFENSQHPDYITEKLWRNALLAGAVPVVLGPDRANYERFLPRGAFIHVDDFPSASSLAAHLLFLDRNPAVYRRYFHWRRSYAVHITSFWDEPWCRACQAVQAAGDRPQSVRNLARWFER, from the exons ATGCCCAGCTGTGGTCCACTGAAAATTCTCTCAGAGCTGCCTCCTCTGCATAGGTGGGTGGCAGCCGCCTATGTCCGGTTGGGACTGG TGCGGCCGGTGCGTTCGTCTCGCCGAGTGGGCCAAGTTCCCCGGGCACCGGGCCGCGGGCCGCGCTTCTACCTTTGCTCTcggagccccccgcgccccgcgccccgcgccccgcgggaGGAAGCCGGGGCGGCCGCGCAGGGTGTTCGGAGGCCGGGCCGGGGGAGGGCGGGCTGCCGCTGCCCAGACGGCGCCTTATCCGTGCGATGCCCGCCCCGCGGGGGCGCGGGCCAAAGGGAGCGGGCCGGGACCCGCAGTGCGACCCTCCGGCCCGGGGACCCGGGCTCGGGGAGCGCCCGGCGCCTGCGGGTCGCACCGGGCGGGGCTCGGCAGGTCGCGAG gtgcGGCGCCCCCGCGCTGGCCGCCGCCGGGCTGCTGTGCACGGCCCTGGCCGCCTACTCGTGCTGGGGgcagctgccgccgccgccctgggcgccgcccgcgccgccgcggcCGGTGGGGGTGCTGCTGTGGTGGGAGCCGTtcgcggggcgcgcgggcggcgcCAGGAGGCCCCCGGACTGCTGGCTGCGCTTCCGCATCCGCGGCTGCCGCCTGCTCGCCGACCGCGCGGCCTACGGGGAGGCGCAGGCCGTGCTCTTCCACCACCGCGACCTGGTGAGGGGCGCCCCGGACTGGCCGCCGCCCTGGGGCGGGCACCCGCGGCCGCCGGGCCAGCGCTGGGTGTGGATGAACTTCGAGTCGCCGTCGCACTCCCCGGGCCTGCGGCACCTGGCGGGGGACCTCTTCAACTGGACGCTCTCGTACCGGGCCGACTCGGACGTCTTCGTGCCCTACGGCCGCCTCTACCCGCGGGCCCACCCCGGCGACCCGCCgccgggcccggccccgccgctcGCCCGGAAGCGGGGGCTGGTGGCCTGGGTGGTGAGCAACTGGGACGAGCGCCAGGCCCGGGTGCGCTACTACCGGCAGCTGAGCCGGCACGTGCCGGTGGACGTGTTCGGCCGCGCGGGGCCCGGGCGCCCGGTGCCCGACAGCGGGCTGCTGCACACCGTGGCGCGCTACAAGTTCTACCTGGCCTTCGAGAACTCGCAGCACCCGGACTACATCACCGAGAAGCTCTGGCGCAACGCGCTGCTGGCCGGGGCCGTGCCGGTGGTGCTGGGCCCCGACCGCGCCAATTACGAGCGCTTCCTGCCCCGCGGTGCCTTCATCCACGTGGACGACTTCCCCAGCGCCTCGTCGCTGGCCGCCCACCTGCTCTTCCTCGACCGAAACCCCGCGGTCTACCGGCGCTACTTCCACTGGCGCAGGAGCTACGCCGTGCACATCACCTCCTTCTGGGACGAGCCCTGGTGCCGCGCCTGCCAGGCCGTGCAGGCCGCCGGGGACCGGCCGCAGAGCGTCCGCAACTTGGCGCGCTGGTTTGAGCGGTGA